Within Amycolatopsis sp. FDAARGOS 1241, the genomic segment CACGGCCGCGGCCAAGACTGCCGCGGATCAGAAGAAGCCCGCTCCCAGCCCCAGCGCCGATCAGATCAAGGCCACGGCGAAGCAGGACATCAACAACCTGACCACGCAGTACGACGGCGAGGTCCAGGCCCTGCTGACCCAGGCCAACGGCATGATCTCCCAGTCGCAGACCCTCATGAAGACCCAGATCGAGGGGGGCTACGACAAGGTCCCGCTCCCGGGCAAGGGCGGCACCCACCCCCAGAGCAGCGGCGGCATCCACACCCACGGCGGCGGTGGCGGTGGCGGCGCCGGAGGTGGCGGCGGCCTCGGCCCCAGCGGCGGCCCGCCCTCGTCACCCCCGCCGGGGAACGTGCAGCAGTGGATCGAAGAGGCCATCAAGATCCTGCAGGCCAACGGCGTCAACGTCACCGACGCCGACATCAAGAACATCTGGGCGATCATCCAGCACGAATCGGGCGGCAATCCCAACGCGATCAACAACTGGGATTGCGTGCCGCTCGACACGGCGATCCTCACGAAGCGCGGCTTGCTCAAGCACCGCGATGTCGAGGTCGGTGACGAGACCATCGGCTACAACCCGCAGACGGGGCGCAGTGAGTGGACCCGGGTGACACGCGTGGTGCACCACGAAAACGCGCCTTTGGTGACGCTCGCCAACTCGCGGTGGCAGGCGACCACCACACCGAACCACCGCTGGCTGAACTTCCCTCGGATCCCGGTCGCCCAAGGCGGTCCGGTGACCTGCCCCGAGTGTGGTTACGAGCCGCGGACGACGGCTGCTCCGGCGAACGGCGTGGCCGTCCACCGGACCAAGGTGCACGGTGTCCGCGCGCAGGCGCAGCAGAACACGTACGCCACCGAGGCGACGTTCATGACGAGCGACGAGGTGGGCAGCCGCGACCGGATCCTGCTGGCCGCGCCGGCCGACACCGAATCGACGCTCGACGTGACCGTGCGCGAAGCGGGGATCCTCGGCTGGATCGCCGGCGACGGCCACGTCGAGCACCGACGGCACCGGCCGACGGTCTCGATCGCCCAGTCGGAGCCGGCCATGGTGGCGAAGCTGCGGGCGCTGCTCGACGGCGTGCCGCACGCGGTGTACGTCGACGACCGCGGCGGCTGCGGTCCCCGGCACCAGTTCCGTCTCGGCCCCGACTACGCGCAGGACCTCTTGCGGCGCGCGGGCCACCCGAAGTCCGAAGCGGTGCACCAGGTTCTCGCCATGTCGACCGAGCAGCGCGAAGCCTGGCTCGAAGCGGTGACCGACGCCGAAGGCACGCGGCACCTCCGGTCCGGCTACACCAAACCGAAGGTCACGATCTACCAGGCGCCGGGTGAGGTGCTCGAGGCAATCACGCTGGCCGTGTACCTCTCCGGTGCGCGCCCCCGCGTTTCCGTGGTCGACCGGACCGGTGAGCACGAGTCGTGGCGGCAGGAGGCGGCCGTCCGGGCGAACAACCCCGTCATCACCGGAGCGTTCCTGCATCGCGAACACGCGGGCCGCGGTGACGTCTGGTGCGTGACGACGGAGCTCGGCACCTGGACCGCCCGCGAGGGCGACCACGTGTTCCTCACGGGCAACTCGAACGCGGCCGCCGGGCACCCGTCCAAGGGCCTCATGCAGTGCATCGACTCCACGTTCCAGGCGCACAAGCTCCCCGGCCACGACAACATCTACAACCCGGTCGACAACATCATCGCCGGGGTGCGGTACTCGATCGACCGGTACGGGTCGATCGGGAACGTGCCGGGCATCCAGGCCATGGCGCACGGCGGGGCGTACCGCGGGTACTGACGGCGGCGTCCCGGCCGGGCCGGAGCATGACTGAGCCAACGAAAAGCAGGCGGACCCCCGGCACTACGTAACCGTTGCCACGCAAGCCGGACAGCCGTGACTGCGGTCGGATTGGTCACGAACGGCACAGTAGCCTGGCCGCATGGTCGACATCGGTGCTTTCGGTGGGCCCGCGCTGCGGGCCGGTGTGCCTCCGTTCCACGTGATGGACGTGCTGTCCGCGGCGGGGGCGCGGCAGCGCAGTCACGGGGACCTCGTGTCGCTGGCGGCGGGGCAGCCGTCCGCGCAGGCGCCGGAGGCCGTGCGGCGCAAAGCGCAGAAGGCGTTGCACCAGCACACCCTCGGGTACACCGAGCAGCTGGGCATCCCGGAGCTGCGCGAAGCCGTCGCCGGGCACTACCGCAAGACGTACGACGTGGACGTGACCGCGCAGGACGTCGTGCTGACCACGGGGTCCTCGGGCGGGTTCCTGCTGAGCTTCCTGAGCGCGTTCGATCCCGGCGCGCGGGTGGCGATGGCGCGGCCCGGCTACCCGGCGTACCGGAACCTGCTCAAGGTGCTCGGCTGCGAGGTCGTCGAATTCGCGACGACCGCCGAGACCAACTTCCAGCCGACCGTCGACCTGCTCGACGCCCTCGGGCCGCTCGACGGGCTGATCGTGGCGAGCCCCAGCAATCCCACCGGCACGGTGCTGCCGCCGGGGGAGCTTGCAGCCATCTCCGGCTGGTGCGCGAGCCACGGGGTGCAGCTGGTCAGCGACGAGATCTACCACGGCATCTCCTACGAAAAGCAGCTCGACTGCGCCTGGCAGTACGGCCAGGAAGCCCTCGTCCTCGGGTCCTTCTCGAAGTACTTCGCCATGACCGGCTGGCGGCTCGGCTGGATGCTGGTGCCGCAGCGCCTGCACCGGGCCGTGGACGTGCTCACCGGCAACTTCACGATCTGCCCGCCCGCGCTCGCACAGTACGCGGCTGTCGCGGCGTTCACGCCGGAGTCCTACGCGGAGGCGGACGCGCACGTCGAGCACTACCGGAAGAACCGCGACCGGCTCTTCGCCGGACTCGAACGGATCGGCCTCGA encodes:
- a CDS encoding aminotransferase class I/II-fold pyridoxal phosphate-dependent enzyme; its protein translation is MVDIGAFGGPALRAGVPPFHVMDVLSAAGARQRSHGDLVSLAAGQPSAQAPEAVRRKAQKALHQHTLGYTEQLGIPELREAVAGHYRKTYDVDVTAQDVVLTTGSSGGFLLSFLSAFDPGARVAMARPGYPAYRNLLKVLGCEVVEFATTAETNFQPTVDLLDALGPLDGLIVASPSNPTGTVLPPGELAAISGWCASHGVQLVSDEIYHGISYEKQLDCAWQYGQEALVLGSFSKYFAMTGWRLGWMLVPQRLHRAVDVLTGNFTICPPALAQYAAVAAFTPESYAEADAHVEHYRKNRDRLFAGLERIGLDKLAPAEGAFYAYADVSEFTTDSLSWCQRLLADTGVAIAPGVDFDPVDGGKFVRFSFAGAAEDIDEAVRRLGEWLR